In one Umezawaea sp. Da 62-37 genomic region, the following are encoded:
- the mltG gene encoding endolytic transglycosylase MltG — protein sequence MTDDLGLFTDPDAHQDERPRPARGKAAVAARRAKVRRKRTILWVVVALVLGVGGVGAYYGYQELRGIGSFEDFEGAGETDVVVEVKDGDPVTAIASTLKDQGVTASARAFTEAGKTDDRVTSIQPGFYLMKTKMSGTAAVARMIDPATKITPLEVKGGNVLHDITGGDGKVVKGILTLLSEASCVELDGVKKCVTPEELRTAADTADPVALGVPDWALADVNKAEKDRRLEGLIAPGLYQLKPGATAVELLKSVITTSVSRIQGYGIPSGSKDTGFRPYQILVMASLVEKEGIGKDFGKVARVITGRLAVSQKLELDSTVNYKLDKPNITTSDSDRDASGAYNTYQSPGLTPTPIGSPSREAIAAAIKPEPGKWLFFVKCQKDGTSCFNETLEDHEKAVDKARAEGVF from the coding sequence GTGACGGACGACCTCGGGTTGTTCACCGATCCCGACGCGCACCAGGATGAGCGCCCACGACCGGCGCGGGGCAAGGCCGCCGTGGCCGCCCGCCGCGCCAAGGTGCGGCGCAAGCGGACGATCCTGTGGGTCGTCGTGGCGCTCGTGCTCGGCGTCGGCGGTGTGGGGGCCTACTACGGCTACCAGGAGCTGCGCGGCATCGGCTCGTTCGAGGACTTCGAGGGCGCGGGCGAGACCGACGTGGTCGTCGAGGTCAAGGACGGCGACCCCGTCACGGCCATCGCGAGCACGTTGAAGGACCAGGGCGTCACGGCCAGTGCCCGTGCCTTCACCGAGGCGGGCAAGACCGATGACCGGGTGACCTCGATCCAGCCCGGCTTCTACCTGATGAAGACGAAGATGTCGGGCACGGCGGCGGTCGCCAGGATGATCGACCCCGCGACCAAGATCACGCCGCTGGAGGTCAAGGGCGGCAACGTCCTGCACGACATCACCGGCGGCGACGGCAAGGTCGTCAAGGGCATCCTGACGCTGCTCTCGGAAGCCAGCTGCGTCGAGCTGGACGGCGTGAAGAAGTGCGTCACCCCCGAGGAGCTGCGGACCGCCGCGGACACCGCGGACCCGGTCGCCCTCGGCGTCCCGGACTGGGCGCTGGCGGATGTGAACAAGGCCGAGAAGGACCGCCGCCTCGAAGGCCTCATCGCCCCCGGCCTCTACCAGCTCAAGCCCGGCGCGACGGCCGTGGAACTGCTCAAGAGCGTCATCACGACGTCGGTGTCCCGCATCCAGGGCTACGGCATCCCCTCGGGCAGCAAGGACACCGGCTTCCGGCCCTACCAGATCCTGGTGATGGCCTCCCTCGTGGAGAAGGAGGGCATCGGCAAGGACTTCGGCAAGGTCGCCAGGGTCATCACCGGCAGGCTCGCCGTCAGCCAGAAGCTCGAACTCGACTCCACGGTCAACTACAAGCTGGACAAGCCGAACATCACGACCAGCGACAGCGACCGCGACGCCTCGGGCGCCTACAACACCTACCAGAGCCCCGGCCTGACCCCGACGCCGATCGGCTCGCCCAGCCGCGAGGCCATCGCCGCCGCCATCAAGCCGGAGCCCGGCAAGTGGCTGTTCTTCGTGAAGTGCCAGAAGGACGGCACCTCGTGCTTCAACGAAACCCTCGAGGACCACGAGAAGGCCGTCGACAAGGCACGCGCGGAAGGCGTCTTCTGA
- a CDS encoding shikimate dehydrogenase gives MVSRAAVIGSPVSHSLSPVLHGAAYTALGLDWTYSRVECDEAGVPALVAGLDESWVGLSVTMPGKRAALAAATSVTERAAVVGAANTLVRVPDGWRADCTDVDGVVGALRHAGGFTGGSRGLLLGAGGTATAALVAFADLGLSEVDLVVRDPSRVGEALACAARVGLELTVTGWSTADFGALASVADVLVNTVPPAATEPVADLLANAPCLLDVIYHPWPTPLGNAVLKHGRTMATGLDMLLHQAFGQVEQFTGQPAPRESMRKALRTATGELLPLPID, from the coding sequence GTGGTCTCCCGTGCCGCCGTCATCGGTTCGCCGGTGTCGCACTCCTTGTCACCCGTCCTGCACGGCGCCGCCTACACCGCGCTCGGCCTTGACTGGACGTACTCGCGGGTCGAGTGCGACGAGGCGGGCGTGCCCGCGCTGGTGGCGGGCCTCGACGAGTCGTGGGTGGGTCTTTCGGTCACCATGCCGGGCAAGCGCGCCGCACTGGCCGCCGCCACCTCGGTGACCGAACGGGCCGCCGTGGTGGGCGCGGCCAACACGCTGGTGCGCGTGCCGGACGGGTGGCGAGCGGACTGCACCGACGTCGACGGCGTCGTCGGCGCGCTGCGTCACGCAGGCGGCTTCACCGGCGGCAGCAGGGGCCTGCTCCTAGGCGCAGGCGGCACCGCAACAGCCGCCCTGGTCGCCTTCGCCGACCTGGGACTGTCCGAAGTAGACCTGGTGGTCCGCGACCCATCACGGGTCGGGGAAGCGCTTGCCTGCGCCGCACGCGTGGGACTGGAACTGACCGTGACGGGCTGGTCCACAGCCGACTTCGGCGCACTCGCGAGTGTCGCGGATGTACTGGTGAACACGGTGCCTCCAGCAGCCACCGAACCAGTGGCAGACCTGCTCGCCAACGCACCGTGCCTGCTCGACGTCATCTACCACCCGTGGCCAACACCACTCGGCAACGCTGTGCTCAAACACGGCCGAACCATGGCCACCGGCCTGGACATGCTGCTCCACCAGGCTTTCGGCCAGGTAGAGCAGTTCACCGGCCAACCAGCACCACGCGAGTCCATGCGCAAAGCACTGAGAACCGCCACCGGCGAACTCCTACCACTCCCCATCGACTGA
- a CDS encoding HPr family phosphocarrier protein, whose product MPERRVTVASKVGLHARPAALLAKAAAGQPVKVTIRKDDGQPVEAASVLGLMTLGAMHGDEVVLTADGEGADAALEAIAAIITTDLDEG is encoded by the coding sequence ATGCCTGAGCGACGGGTCACCGTGGCGAGCAAGGTCGGGCTCCACGCCCGGCCCGCGGCACTGCTGGCGAAAGCCGCTGCCGGTCAGCCGGTCAAGGTCACCATCCGCAAGGACGACGGCCAACCGGTGGAGGCCGCGAGCGTGCTCGGCCTGATGACGCTCGGTGCGATGCACGGCGACGAAGTGGTGCTGACGGCCGACGGCGAGGGCGCGGACGCCGCGCTGGAAGCCATCGCGGCGATCATCACCACGGATCTCGACGAGGGCTGA
- a CDS encoding PTS transporter subunit EIIC: MSASAPQVTGGREIKGLATLQRFGRSLMLPIAALPAAGLLLRLGQADLLGKDGLGWDKVAAVIGAAGDSIFGNLPLLFAVGIAIGFARRGDGSTGLAAVVGYVVLQGVFKALSPLVLPLAEGALPADQKFIDYRVLGGIVVGLVTAVLWQRYHRIKLPPYLAFFGGRRFVPIMVAGVMIIIGVVLGLLFPLFNSGLTSLGNAITGSTIIGAGIYGVVNRLLIPLGLHHIINNVVWFQFGDFTDATGKVVHGDINRFLAHDPSAGTFQTGFFPIFMFALPAAAFAIWQTAKPSQKKIIAGIMGSAALTSFITGVTEPLEFAFMFVAWPLYLIHAVLTGTSLAIANALGIHDGFSFSAGAIDFILNWNIATKPILLIVMGLVYAAIYYFLFRFVITKWNLNTPGREDDEDPEADPSVVTAAETSTTSGKPLRD; encoded by the coding sequence ATGAGCGCCAGCGCCCCACAGGTGACCGGCGGTCGTGAGATCAAGGGACTTGCCACGCTCCAGCGCTTCGGTCGCAGCTTGATGCTGCCGATCGCCGCGTTGCCGGCAGCCGGTCTTTTGTTGCGACTCGGTCAGGCCGACTTGCTCGGCAAGGACGGTCTGGGTTGGGACAAGGTGGCCGCGGTCATCGGCGCGGCAGGGGATTCCATCTTCGGAAACCTCCCCCTGCTCTTCGCCGTGGGCATCGCGATCGGCTTCGCCCGCCGCGGCGACGGTTCCACCGGCTTGGCCGCCGTCGTCGGCTACGTCGTGCTCCAGGGCGTGTTCAAGGCACTCTCGCCGCTGGTCCTCCCGCTCGCCGAGGGCGCTCTGCCCGCGGATCAGAAGTTCATCGACTACCGCGTTCTCGGCGGTATCGTCGTCGGTCTGGTCACGGCGGTGCTCTGGCAGCGGTACCACCGCATCAAGCTGCCCCCGTACCTGGCGTTCTTCGGCGGACGCCGGTTCGTGCCGATCATGGTCGCCGGCGTGATGATCATCATCGGCGTCGTGCTGGGTCTGCTCTTCCCGCTGTTCAACAGCGGCCTGACCAGCCTGGGCAACGCGATCACCGGTAGCACGATCATCGGCGCGGGCATCTACGGCGTCGTGAACCGGCTGCTGATCCCGCTCGGCCTGCACCACATCATCAACAACGTCGTGTGGTTCCAGTTCGGCGACTTCACCGACGCCACGGGCAAGGTCGTCCACGGCGACATCAACCGGTTCCTGGCCCACGACCCGAGCGCGGGCACGTTCCAGACCGGCTTCTTCCCGATCTTCATGTTCGCCCTGCCCGCCGCGGCGTTCGCCATCTGGCAGACCGCCAAGCCGTCGCAGAAGAAGATCATCGCCGGCATCATGGGCTCCGCCGCGCTGACCTCGTTCATCACGGGTGTCACCGAGCCGCTCGAGTTCGCGTTCATGTTCGTGGCGTGGCCGCTGTACCTGATCCACGCGGTCCTGACCGGCACCTCGCTGGCCATCGCCAACGCGCTGGGCATCCACGACGGGTTCTCGTTCTCGGCGGGCGCGATCGACTTCATCCTGAACTGGAACATCGCCACCAAGCCGATCCTGCTGATCGTCATGGGCCTGGTCTACGCGGCGATCTACTACTTCCTGTTCCGCTTCGTCATCACCAAGTGGAACCTGAACACCCCCGGCCGCGAGGACGACGAGGACCCGGAGGCCGACCCCAGCGTCGTCACCGCCGCCGAGACCTCGACGACCTCCGGCAAGCCGCTGAGGGACTGA
- a CDS encoding GntR family transcriptional regulator, translating into MGERETPTRIVDGPKPKHAQLRDILRKLAEQELPPGSPIPSERDLADRYEVSRITVRAAVGQLVAEGLLTRAKGRGTFTARRRLDVQLYLESFTDDMRKRGMTPATEVLSCDEAVPPDSAASALDLAARERAYQLVRLRRADGVPLAVERGWYNPRIVPELRRHDLSTSLYTLIADTYGVQLDHAKQTVWAESADTETAKLLGVRKGSSLLVFRRVASSHGRPVEDMTSWYRGDLYQVTMQLDRTVPDSGPHSAKGGTR; encoded by the coding sequence ATGGGTGAGAGGGAGACTCCGACGAGGATCGTCGACGGTCCGAAGCCCAAGCACGCCCAACTCCGCGACATCCTGCGCAAGCTGGCCGAGCAGGAACTGCCGCCCGGTTCGCCGATCCCGTCCGAGCGCGACCTGGCCGACCGGTACGAGGTGTCGCGCATCACCGTACGAGCAGCCGTCGGGCAGCTCGTGGCCGAGGGTCTGCTGACGAGGGCCAAGGGGCGCGGCACCTTCACCGCCCGCCGCCGCCTGGACGTCCAGCTCTACCTGGAGTCCTTCACCGACGACATGCGCAAGCGCGGCATGACCCCCGCGACCGAGGTGCTCAGCTGCGACGAGGCCGTCCCGCCGGATTCCGCGGCGAGCGCGCTCGACCTGGCCGCGCGGGAACGGGCGTACCAGCTGGTCCGTCTGCGCAGGGCCGACGGAGTCCCGCTGGCCGTGGAACGCGGCTGGTACAACCCGCGGATCGTGCCGGAACTGCGCCGCCACGACCTGTCGACGTCGCTCTACACGTTGATCGCGGACACCTACGGCGTGCAGCTCGACCACGCCAAGCAGACGGTGTGGGCCGAAAGCGCCGACACCGAGACCGCGAAGCTGCTCGGCGTCCGCAAGGGCAGCTCGCTCCTCGTCTTCCGCCGCGTCGCCAGCTCGCATGGCAGACCCGTGGAGGACATGACTTCCTGGTACCGGGGCGATCTTTACCAGGTGACGATGCAATTGGACCGGACCGTCCCGGATTCCGGCCCGCACTCCGCCAAGGGAGGTACTCGATGA
- a CDS encoding glucose PTS transporter subunit EIIB: protein MADEKAEKILAALGGASNIIEIEPCITRLRCELNDGSVVDEKALKSLGAHGVMRQGNVVQVIVGPEADTIASDIEDLL from the coding sequence GTGGCTGACGAGAAGGCGGAGAAGATCCTCGCTGCGCTCGGCGGGGCGTCCAACATCATCGAGATCGAGCCGTGCATCACCCGCCTGCGGTGTGAGCTCAACGACGGTTCGGTCGTCGACGAAAAGGCGCTGAAGTCCTTGGGGGCGCACGGGGTCATGCGTCAGGGCAACGTCGTGCAGGTCATCGTGGGACCGGAGGCGGACACGATCGCCAGCGACATCGAGGACCTCCTGTGA
- a CDS encoding PTS glucose transporter subunit IIA — translation MTLSVGSPVAGRVVSLTEVPDPVFAQAMVGPGIAVEPDRVAADVVSPVDGTIVTLHPHAFVVATESGAGVLVHLGIDTVKRKGEGFTLHVVKGETVRAGQAIVSWDPAEVEAAGFAPICPVIALDAPADVLGDLAEGSTVAVGDQLFSWQR, via the coding sequence GTGACGCTCAGCGTCGGGAGCCCGGTCGCGGGTCGGGTCGTGTCGCTGACCGAGGTCCCGGACCCGGTCTTCGCCCAGGCGATGGTCGGACCCGGCATCGCGGTCGAGCCGGACCGGGTGGCCGCGGACGTGGTGTCCCCGGTCGACGGCACGATCGTCACGCTGCACCCGCACGCGTTCGTCGTGGCCACCGAGAGCGGCGCCGGGGTGCTCGTGCACCTCGGCATCGACACGGTCAAGCGCAAGGGCGAGGGCTTCACCCTGCACGTGGTGAAGGGCGAGACCGTGCGCGCGGGTCAGGCCATCGTCAGCTGGGACCCGGCCGAGGTCGAGGCGGCCGGGTTCGCGCCCATCTGCCCGGTCATCGCGCTGGACGCCCCGGCGGACGTGCTCGGCGACCTGGCCGAGGGGTCCACGGTCGCCGTGGGCGATCAGCTGTTCTCCTGGCAGCGCTGA
- a CDS encoding A24 family peptidase yields MHFTALGFLAGTTGALLLSRLRRGADVHWLWCALPTSLLWTIAALRHPPPHWLALTLALGWLAVLLTATDLLHRRLPDALTLPAYPVAVALLVPAGGQVVLRAAVGGLLLGAAHLVVRLLAPSALGGGDVKLAAPLGAVLGAVSYAAVPIGALLACAFTLLVALARPNGGIPHGPGLLASTWVISVFTL; encoded by the coding sequence ATGCACTTCACCGCCCTCGGATTCCTCGCCGGCACGACCGGCGCCCTCCTGCTGAGCCGCCTCCGCCGCGGCGCGGACGTGCACTGGCTCTGGTGCGCCCTGCCCACGTCGCTGCTGTGGACGATCGCCGCGCTCCGGCACCCGCCGCCGCACTGGCTCGCGCTGACGCTGGCCCTCGGGTGGCTCGCGGTGCTGCTCACCGCCACCGATCTGCTCCACCGGCGATTACCCGACGCGCTGACCCTGCCCGCGTACCCGGTCGCGGTGGCCCTCCTCGTGCCCGCGGGTGGGCAGGTGGTGCTCCGCGCGGCCGTCGGCGGTCTGCTGCTGGGCGCCGCGCACCTGGTGGTCCGGCTGCTCGCGCCCTCGGCGCTCGGCGGTGGCGACGTGAAGCTGGCCGCCCCGCTCGGCGCGGTGCTGGGCGCGGTCTCCTACGCGGCGGTGCCGATCGGCGCCCTGCTCGCCTGCGCGTTCACCCTGCTGGTGGCGCTCGCCCGTCCGAATGGCGGGATTCCGCACGGACCCGGACTCCTGGCCTCGACCTGGGTGATCTCGGTGTTCACGCTGTGA
- the aroC gene encoding chorismate synthase, giving the protein MLRWITAGESHGPALVAVLEGMVAGVEVTTSDLTVQLERRRLGFGRSPRMGFEADEVNILGGVRHGLTQGGPIAVTIGNSEWPKWETVMSADPVDPSLLKPTGRNEALTRPRPGHADLPGMQKFGFDEARPVLERASARETAARTALGTVARRFLKQVFDVDIVSHVVSIGGASTPEGSAVPGPDDLDAVDASPVRAFDPAGTAAMVAEVEVVKEAGDTVGGVIEVIAYGLPPGLGSHVHWDRRLDSRLAAALMGVQAMKGVEIGDGFTSATRWGSRAHDEIDRGKGPSGVSRRTNRAGGLEGGITNGEPVRARVAMKPISTVPKALSTVDVRTGEAAVAIHQRSDVCAVPRAGVVLESVFALVLAEAALEKFGGDSIGETKRNVASYLEALEARWEGL; this is encoded by the coding sequence GTGCTGCGTTGGATCACCGCTGGGGAGTCACACGGACCCGCTCTCGTCGCCGTGCTGGAAGGCATGGTCGCGGGGGTGGAGGTCACCACCTCGGACCTCACCGTCCAACTGGAACGCCGCAGGCTGGGCTTCGGCCGCAGCCCGCGGATGGGGTTCGAGGCCGACGAGGTGAACATCCTCGGGGGCGTGCGCCACGGCCTGACCCAGGGCGGCCCGATCGCCGTCACCATCGGCAACAGCGAGTGGCCGAAGTGGGAGACGGTCATGTCCGCCGACCCGGTGGACCCGAGCCTGCTCAAGCCGACCGGCCGCAACGAGGCGCTCACCAGGCCCCGGCCCGGCCACGCCGACCTGCCGGGAATGCAGAAGTTCGGCTTCGACGAGGCCCGTCCGGTGCTGGAGCGGGCGAGCGCCCGCGAGACGGCCGCGCGCACCGCGCTCGGCACGGTCGCCCGGCGCTTCCTCAAGCAGGTGTTCGACGTCGACATCGTGAGCCACGTGGTCTCCATCGGCGGCGCCTCGACGCCCGAGGGGTCGGCCGTGCCCGGCCCGGACGACCTGGACGCGGTCGACGCGAGCCCGGTCCGCGCGTTCGACCCGGCGGGCACCGCGGCCATGGTCGCGGAGGTGGAGGTGGTCAAGGAGGCCGGTGACACGGTCGGCGGCGTGATCGAGGTGATCGCGTACGGCCTGCCGCCGGGCCTCGGCTCGCACGTGCACTGGGACCGCAGGCTCGACTCGCGGCTCGCCGCCGCGCTGATGGGCGTGCAGGCGATGAAGGGCGTGGAGATCGGCGACGGCTTCACGTCGGCGACCCGGTGGGGCAGCCGGGCCCACGACGAGATCGACCGCGGCAAGGGCCCGTCGGGCGTCAGCCGCCGGACCAACCGCGCGGGCGGGCTCGAGGGCGGCATCACCAACGGCGAGCCGGTGCGCGCCAGGGTGGCGATGAAGCCCATCTCGACCGTCCCGAAAGCACTGTCCACTGTGGATGTCCGCACCGGCGAGGCCGCGGTCGCGATCCACCAGCGCTCGGACGTGTGCGCGGTGCCGCGCGCGGGCGTCGTGCTGGAGTCGGTGTTCGCGCTGGTGCTCGCCGAGGCGGCGCTGGAGAAGTTCGGCGGCGACTCGATCGGGGAGACCAAGCGCAACGTGGCCTCCTACCTCGAAGCACTCGAAGCCCGCTGGGAGGGCCTGTGA
- a CDS encoding shikimate kinase encodes MSTPAYVVLGPPGAGKTTVGLLLAQRLGLPFRDVDDDIVVTAGKPISDIFTSDGEPVFRAMEEQAVADGLKTHEGVLALGGGAVLSAATRELLAGHTVVFLNVGMAEGVKRTGLSSSRPLLTGINPRATFKALLDARLPLYREVATIEVATDSLEPEQVVDAVLGPR; translated from the coding sequence GTGAGCACGCCGGCGTACGTGGTGCTCGGCCCGCCCGGAGCGGGCAAGACGACCGTCGGCCTGCTGCTGGCGCAGCGGCTCGGCCTGCCGTTCCGCGACGTGGACGACGACATCGTGGTGACGGCGGGCAAACCGATCTCGGACATCTTCACCTCCGACGGCGAGCCGGTGTTCCGGGCCATGGAGGAGCAGGCCGTCGCGGACGGGCTCAAGACGCACGAGGGCGTGCTCGCGCTCGGTGGCGGGGCGGTGCTGTCGGCTGCGACCAGGGAGCTGCTGGCGGGCCACACGGTGGTGTTCCTCAACGTGGGCATGGCCGAGGGCGTGAAGCGCACCGGTCTGTCGAGTTCGCGACCGCTGCTCACGGGCATCAACCCGCGGGCGACGTTCAAGGCGCTGCTCGACGCGCGCCTCCCGCTGTACCGGGAGGTCGCGACCATCGAGGTCGCCACCGACAGCCTCGAACCGGAGCAGGTCGTCGACGCCGTGCTCGGACCGCGCTGA
- a CDS encoding DNA glycosylase AlkZ-like family protein, with amino-acid sequence MEATRAGVLAHRAAAQGLHGGVALDDVEALALGFVDSPPKTGGAGIAVRTGPGEFDGLVRVLSLRGAPHLHRRADLPALRRELRPRTPRALAAWIGGFDPPDPEHLDLLVELLRREFPGERATKGELSAAVSPLLPADWTPWCPPCGAHHVVDGLFRLGTLLAGLELDHVGAKLVFRKPSGPPPPVEDAGEPTLLRAYARLVGPFAKADAEKWLGAGPPPAWPEGLRPITVDGRKLLALDEVAPAAPPPAALLLFHRDPYLLGPRWLVAPDAAVAKRVWRPVGSPGALVVHGEVVGEWRYAFSGRTVTFTVRGWGLIRGAARKALGGQAELLAAVWGGAALEPNVVEWA; translated from the coding sequence GTGGAGGCGACGCGCGCCGGAGTCCTGGCACACCGGGCGGCGGCGCAGGGCCTGCACGGCGGTGTCGCGCTCGACGACGTCGAGGCGCTGGCGCTCGGGTTCGTCGACAGCCCGCCCAAGACCGGCGGCGCGGGCATCGCGGTGCGCACCGGGCCGGGGGAGTTCGACGGGCTGGTGCGCGTGCTCAGCCTGCGCGGCGCTCCGCACCTGCACCGGAGGGCGGACCTGCCCGCGTTGCGGCGGGAGCTGCGGCCGCGCACCCCGCGCGCGCTCGCGGCCTGGATCGGCGGGTTCGACCCGCCGGACCCGGAGCACCTGGACCTGCTGGTGGAGTTGCTGCGCCGCGAGTTCCCCGGTGAGCGCGCCACCAAGGGCGAGCTGTCCGCCGCGGTGAGCCCGCTGCTGCCCGCCGACTGGACGCCGTGGTGCCCGCCCTGCGGGGCGCACCACGTGGTGGACGGGCTGTTCCGGCTCGGCACGCTGCTCGCGGGCCTCGAACTGGACCACGTCGGGGCCAAGCTGGTGTTCCGCAAGCCGTCCGGGCCGCCGCCTCCGGTCGAGGACGCGGGCGAGCCGACCCTGCTGCGCGCCTACGCCCGCCTGGTCGGGCCGTTCGCCAAGGCGGACGCGGAGAAGTGGCTCGGCGCCGGGCCGCCTCCCGCGTGGCCCGAAGGCCTGCGGCCGATCACCGTCGACGGCCGCAAGCTGCTGGCGTTGGACGAGGTCGCCCCGGCCGCGCCACCGCCCGCGGCGCTGCTGCTGTTCCACCGCGACCCGTACCTGCTCGGCCCGCGGTGGCTGGTGGCGCCGGACGCCGCGGTCGCCAAGCGGGTGTGGCGGCCGGTCGGCAGCCCCGGCGCGCTGGTCGTGCACGGCGAGGTCGTGGGGGAGTGGCGGTACGCCTTCAGCGGCCGGACGGTGACGTTCACCGTGCGCGGCTGGGGGCTGATCAGGGGCGCGGCGCGCAAGGCGCTGGGCGGGCAGGCGGAGTTGCTGGCGGCGGTGTGGGGCGGCGCCGCGCTGGAACCGAACGTGGTCGAATGGGCTTAA
- the aroB gene encoding 3-dehydroquinate synthase, with the protein MGEPVRIRVAAERPYDVVVGRGLLGDMTDAVRGIAKIAIIHPPTLVETAEALRETLAAAGADAHRVEIPDAEDGKELPVAAFVWDVLGKIGLGRSDAVIGLGGGAVTDLAGFVASTWMRGVKLFNVPTTLLGMVDAAVGGKTGVNTAAGKNLVGTFYEPTAVFVDLATLDTLPRNELVAGMAEIVKGGFIADPVILDLIEADPEAALDPSGDVLEELVRRKIQVKADVVSTDLRESDLREILNYGHTLGHAIERRERYKWRHGAAISVGLVFAAELARLAGRLDDATADRHRTVLTSLGLPTSYDPTALPQLMEGMRVDKKNRSGVLRFVVLDGLAKPGRLEGPDPALIAAAYSAVAAEPTTGGGVLL; encoded by the coding sequence ATGGGCGAGCCGGTGCGGATCCGCGTGGCCGCGGAGCGACCGTACGACGTGGTGGTGGGTCGTGGCCTCCTCGGTGACATGACGGACGCCGTGCGGGGGATCGCCAAGATCGCGATCATCCACCCGCCCACGCTCGTCGAGACGGCCGAGGCGCTGCGCGAGACGCTCGCCGCGGCCGGGGCGGACGCGCACCGCGTCGAGATCCCCGACGCCGAGGACGGCAAGGAGCTGCCCGTCGCCGCGTTCGTCTGGGACGTGCTCGGCAAGATCGGCCTCGGCCGCTCGGACGCCGTCATCGGCCTCGGCGGCGGGGCGGTGACCGACCTCGCCGGGTTCGTCGCGTCCACGTGGATGCGCGGCGTGAAGCTGTTCAACGTGCCGACGACGCTGCTCGGCATGGTCGACGCCGCCGTCGGCGGCAAGACCGGCGTCAACACCGCGGCGGGCAAGAACCTGGTCGGCACGTTCTACGAGCCCACCGCCGTCTTCGTCGACCTCGCCACCCTGGACACGTTGCCCCGCAACGAGCTCGTCGCGGGCATGGCCGAGATCGTCAAGGGCGGCTTCATCGCCGACCCGGTCATCCTCGACCTCATCGAGGCCGACCCCGAGGCGGCGCTGGACCCGTCCGGCGACGTCCTGGAGGAGCTGGTCCGCCGCAAGATCCAGGTCAAGGCCGACGTGGTCTCCACCGACCTGCGCGAATCCGACCTGCGCGAGATCCTGAACTACGGACACACCCTCGGCCACGCCATCGAACGCCGCGAGCGCTACAAGTGGCGCCACGGCGCGGCCATCAGCGTCGGCCTCGTCTTCGCCGCCGAACTCGCCCGCCTCGCGGGCCGCCTAGACGACGCCACGGCCGACCGCCACCGCACGGTGCTGACCAGCCTGGGACTGCCCACCAGCTACGACCCGACCGCGCTCCCGCAGCTCATGGAGGGCATGCGCGTCGACAAGAAGAACCGCTCCGGCGTCCTCCGCTTCGTGGTCCTCGACGGCCTCGCCAAACCAGGCCGCCTGGAAGGCCCCGACCCGGCCCTCATCGCCGCCGCCTACTCCGCGGTCGCAGCCGAACCCACCACCGGCGGAGGCGTCCTCCTGTGA
- the aroQ gene encoding type II 3-dehydroquinate dehydratase has translation MKVLVLNGPNLGRLGTREPDVYGHTTYADLIALCEGTGHELGLEVDVRQTDFEGEMLTWLHEAADHQYPVVLNPAAWTHYSIAVRDACSQLTAPLVEVHISNVHKREEFRAHSYISAVADGTILGLGVQGYALALRWLATKS, from the coding sequence GTGAAGGTCCTCGTCCTCAACGGCCCCAACCTCGGCCGCCTCGGCACCCGCGAACCCGACGTCTACGGCCACACCACCTACGCCGACCTCATCGCGCTCTGCGAAGGCACCGGCCACGAACTGGGCCTGGAGGTGGACGTCCGCCAAACCGACTTCGAAGGCGAAATGCTCACCTGGCTCCACGAGGCCGCCGACCACCAGTACCCCGTCGTCCTCAACCCGGCCGCCTGGACCCACTACTCCATCGCCGTACGAGACGCCTGCTCCCAACTCACCGCCCCGCTGGTCGAGGTCCACATCTCCAACGTGCACAAGCGCGAGGAGTTCCGAGCCCACAGCTACATCTCCGCAGTAGCCGACGGCACCATCCTCGGCCTCGGCGTACAGGGCTACGCCCTCGCCCTGCGCTGGCTCGCCACGAAGTCCTGA